A region of Pleurocapsa minor HA4230-MV1 DNA encodes the following proteins:
- a CDS encoding IS200/IS605 family accessory protein TnpB-related protein has protein sequence MPTYQTVLPESIYPFLDQMSEIYSAVEKNMHVALMRGEPIASIEKSLQSKYKVDSTTTRNVYHNLKGKQQGIKELRKTQAKDLKSTIKSIQSAIKKRLQKKQITQKDKFIIHQQKRRLAIKQHNLKALQDKNIGLCFGTKRLFKAQFNLDANGYASHDEWLVDWRANRQSNFMMVGSKTYQGGNQLCRVTSAGQLTITVPPCMLKQFGSHINCDGVKFNYGQTFVDIALSPTRHKRGLSYRNGTEKAVTHRFVKKNSKWYLHTTVELPDLPWISHKNNGAIGIDLNVDNIAWTYCDSEGNLAKHGQINIDLQGKSSGQATHILSESIGQIIDLAVEYQCPIVIEKLDFANKKNRLRESGKRYARTLSQFAYSKFSELVHSKAKSAAIQVIDVNPAYSSLIGMVKYMSLYGLNSGTSAALVLARRGLRFSERLPRFCNALFAPVDVNKHVWSYWARISKLVKGCRRHSYFGMRVRVGVKPTSQSSQESRKLAGKDYSTPKILSESLCLDSCLPKFTQLCLDFK, from the coding sequence ATGCCTACATATCAAACTGTATTACCCGAATCAATCTACCCATTTCTCGACCAAATGAGCGAGATATATTCGGCTGTTGAAAAAAATATGCACGTAGCATTAATGCGTGGCGAACCAATAGCCAGTATTGAGAAGTCTCTACAGTCTAAATACAAAGTAGATAGCACCACAACTCGTAATGTCTACCACAACCTCAAAGGTAAGCAGCAAGGAATAAAAGAACTTAGAAAGACTCAGGCTAAAGACTTAAAATCTACTATCAAAAGTATTCAATCTGCGATTAAAAAGCGTCTCCAAAAAAAGCAGATTACTCAAAAAGATAAATTCATTATCCATCAGCAAAAGCGCAGGCTAGCTATTAAGCAGCACAACCTAAAAGCATTACAGGATAAAAATATCGGGTTGTGCTTTGGAACTAAAAGATTATTCAAAGCACAATTTAACTTGGATGCAAATGGCTATGCTAGTCATGATGAATGGCTAGTTGATTGGAGAGCCAACCGCCAATCTAATTTCATGATGGTTGGCTCAAAAACCTATCAAGGTGGAAACCAACTTTGTCGGGTTACTAGCGCTGGGCAGCTAACAATTACAGTGCCACCATGTATGTTAAAGCAGTTTGGTTCTCACATTAATTGTGATGGGGTTAAGTTTAACTATGGTCAAACCTTTGTAGATATTGCCTTGTCTCCAACGCGACATAAGCGAGGCTTGAGCTATCGCAATGGTACAGAAAAAGCTGTAACTCATCGCTTTGTCAAGAAAAATAGTAAATGGTATCTCCATACAACTGTTGAATTGCCCGATCTGCCTTGGATTAGCCACAAAAATAATGGCGCAATTGGTATCGATTTGAATGTTGATAATATTGCCTGGACTTATTGTGATAGCGAAGGAAATCTGGCTAAACATGGTCAAATTAATATCGATTTACAAGGCAAATCATCAGGACAAGCGACACATATCTTAAGTGAATCCATCGGACAGATAATAGATCTAGCTGTTGAGTATCAATGTCCTATAGTGATTGAGAAGTTGGATTTTGCCAACAAGAAAAACAGACTAAGAGAAAGCGGCAAACGTTACGCCAGAACGCTTTCACAATTTGCCTATAGTAAGTTTTCAGAGCTAGTTCATTCCAAAGCTAAAAGTGCAGCCATTCAAGTTATAGATGTTAACCCTGCCTATTCCTCGCTTATTGGCATGGTTAAATACATGAGTTTGTACGGGTTAAATTCGGGTACTTCCGCAGCATTAGTACTCGCTCGTCGTGGTCTTCGATTCTCTGAGCGGTTGCCTAGATTCTGTAACGCCTTATTCGCGCCAGTGGATGTGAATAAGCACGTGTGGTCTTATTGGGCGCGTATCTCAAAGCTAGTTAAGGGTTGCCGTAGGCATAGCTACTTTGGGATGAGAGTCAGGGTTGGAGTCAAGCCTACTAGCCAGAGTTCTCAAGAGAGCAGGAAGCTAGCAGGCAAAGATTATTCTACTCCTAAAATCCTTAGTGAATCTCTGTGCTTGGATTCATGTCTGCCTAAGTTTACCCAACTTTGCCTAGATTTTAAGTAG
- a CDS encoding IS607 family transposase — protein MPKLSRSEAAYLLGVSTDTLRRWEEEKKLIPERTESGHRRYDLTTILKDKATEGLTVLYCRVSTRPQKKDLDRQIAVLETYAEINKWQNCLTLKDIGSSVNYKKKGLNKLLSLLVEGKVSRLVLTNKDRLLRFGSELVFSMCELYGVKVVILNKTPDSSPEEELVKNVLEIITVFSAKLHSMRSRKNVILLEENLSKLVKISKENSG, from the coding sequence ATGCCTAAGTTAAGTAGATCTGAAGCTGCTTATTTACTGGGAGTATCTACAGACACCTTGCGGAGATGGGAAGAAGAGAAAAAGCTGATTCCAGAAAGAACAGAAAGTGGTCACAGACGATATGACTTAACAACAATTCTCAAAGACAAAGCAACAGAGGGATTAACAGTTTTATACTGTCGAGTTAGTACTCGCCCACAAAAGAAAGATTTAGACAGACAGATAGCAGTACTTGAAACCTATGCTGAGATTAACAAATGGCAAAACTGCTTGACTCTCAAAGACATTGGTTCAAGCGTTAATTATAAAAAGAAAGGACTTAATAAGCTACTGTCTCTTTTAGTAGAAGGTAAAGTATCTAGATTAGTTTTGACTAACAAAGATCGATTGCTTAGGTTTGGCAGCGAGTTAGTGTTTTCAATGTGTGAACTGTATGGAGTAAAAGTAGTGATACTTAATAAAACTCCAGACAGTTCTCCTGAAGAGGAATTAGTTAAAAACGTTTTAGAAATAATTACTGTCTTTAGTGCGAAGCTGCACAGTATGAGAAGTCGTAAAAACGTAATACTTTTAGAAGAAAACCTGAGCAAATTAGTTAAAATAAGTAAAGAAAATTCGGGATAA
- a CDS encoding thermonuclease family protein → MQAKLFLFYLRFRKPIIIISALLAAAIIGLDNWQRYKYRTADYTPWTLETVNSGSSFTVTRNDETKIINLCGVNASGDKAKNYLHSVINLGNGTVELEQVGDRYEAWILLDKNYDVELVKQISARPNYLIEQQIHLNTWVIENGYAKQDRQSSHTCRKPEHLTWAEKVAQENGLGIWQGKQSN, encoded by the coding sequence ATGCAAGCCAAGCTATTCCTATTTTATTTACGCTTCCGTAAGCCAATAATTATAATCTCTGCCCTATTAGCTGCTGCCATCATTGGCTTAGATAACTGGCAAAGATACAAATACAGAACAGCCGACTATACACCCTGGACTTTAGAAACAGTAAATAGTGGCTCAAGTTTTACTGTGACTCGTAATGATGAAACTAAGATCATCAATTTATGTGGCGTAAATGCTTCTGGAGATAAAGCTAAGAACTATTTGCACTCAGTAATTAATCTTGGTAATGGCACAGTAGAGCTTGAGCAAGTTGGCGATCGCTATGAAGCTTGGATACTGCTAGACAAAAATTACGATGTTGAGTTAGTAAAACAAATTTCAGCTCGGCCTAACTATCTTATTGAGCAGCAGATTCACTTGAATACTTGGGTTATAGAAAACGGTTATGCCAAACAAGATCGACAAAGTTCTCATACCTGTAGAAAACCAGAACATTTAACTTGGGCAGAGAAGGTTGCTCAAGAAAATGGGTTGGGAATTTGGCAGGGCAAACAATCAAATTAG
- a CDS encoding DEAD/DEAH box helicase, whose amino-acid sequence MVNSAVLAPGARIVIRDSEWLIRKTLKASAGSRVVIEVVGVSNFIRHETAQFIAELEEDLVVLDPKEIKLVADNSSGYLKSLLFIEGNLKQTAPTDSNLYIGHKAAMDILPFQLAPSLKALKMPRQRLLIADAVGLGKTLEAGILVSELIRRGKGRRILVVTTKSMLTQFQKEFWSRFTIPLVRLDSVGIQRIRSRIPTNHNPFNYYDKAIVSVDTLKQNREYRTYIENAYWDVIVIDEAHNVARRGKGQSTSLRAKLAERLATRSDSLIMLSATPHDGRAESFASLMNMLDPTAIASEQDYSKSEIRDLYVRRFKKDVKDQLAKNFPERSAIAIAADASSLEESAFEILDSLKLLSINKKGKAGMLFKTTLLKAMLSSPMACLETVVKRIKKVEKNGDSLTQDKDIAELEEFKSVLEEITAAEFSKYQQLLSVIKGKSKDEFAWKGKYSKDRIVIFTERLETMRFLAKNLAEDLSLSKEAIATLDGSMSDVDLMGIIEDFGNEKSSLRLLIATDVASEGINLHYLSHRLIHFDIPWSLMALQQRNGRIDRYGQEEQPQIRYLLTRSNNSRMDEVERIIQVLLVKDEQAVKNIGDPSVFMGVFDVDEEIRIVSKAIESGTSADDFASSLEPKQLADDDFDFFALLDEPVVEKQEEDGTETREESEIGEMPSLFKDDFSYVVAALEQFKQEQDLQLSVLEDELLIELTMPKELRDRYKRFPREILPEKNEPLRLSADKKAIATDLEEARRAEDSWSSLQYLWELHPIVTWLNDRGVTLFGRHQAPVITLRDNLAPQEVVFIISGVIPNRRGQPLINKWLGVVFEKNKFVRVEEFTATRDRSLLGKEPIPNTNQEVDESLLELRSQAVEEATKNILAADKEYNDCINPKLQEQYDRLEKWRGKSCEQLELPTVNTYNIAKSKKEKEQNRIQRTFEDYWNFVQESTTTEKSPYIKIVAVLRGSG is encoded by the coding sequence ATGGTTAACTCTGCTGTGCTTGCGCCAGGAGCTAGAATTGTTATACGCGATTCTGAATGGTTGATACGTAAAACTCTTAAAGCTTCAGCGGGAAGTAGAGTAGTCATAGAAGTCGTTGGTGTTAGTAATTTTATCAGACACGAAACAGCACAGTTTATAGCCGAGCTAGAAGAAGATTTAGTTGTCTTAGATCCCAAAGAAATAAAGTTAGTTGCTGATAATTCTTCTGGTTATTTAAAATCACTATTATTCATTGAAGGTAATTTAAAACAGACTGCGCCTACTGACTCTAATCTCTACATTGGTCATAAGGCAGCGATGGATATTTTGCCTTTTCAGTTAGCTCCTAGTTTAAAAGCTTTAAAAATGCCTCGTCAACGGCTATTAATTGCCGATGCGGTTGGGCTTGGGAAGACTTTAGAAGCAGGTATTTTAGTCTCGGAATTAATTCGACGGGGAAAAGGAAGACGTATTTTGGTGGTCACGACTAAAAGTATGTTGACCCAGTTTCAAAAGGAATTTTGGTCGCGGTTTACTATTCCTTTAGTACGTTTGGATTCAGTAGGTATTCAAAGAATTAGATCGCGTATTCCAACTAATCACAATCCTTTTAATTACTACGATAAGGCAATTGTTTCAGTAGATACTTTGAAACAGAATAGGGAGTATCGTACCTACATCGAAAACGCTTATTGGGATGTTATTGTTATTGATGAAGCGCATAATGTAGCGCGTCGGGGAAAAGGTCAAAGTACTTCTTTAAGGGCGAAATTAGCCGAAAGACTGGCTACTCGTTCTGATAGTTTAATTATGCTGTCGGCTACGCCTCATGATGGTCGAGCAGAAAGTTTTGCTAGCTTGATGAATATGCTCGATCCCACGGCGATCGCATCCGAGCAAGACTACAGTAAAAGCGAAATTCGCGATCTCTATGTCCGTCGTTTTAAAAAGGATGTCAAGGATCAGTTAGCTAAGAATTTCCCCGAACGAAGCGCGATCGCAATTGCTGCCGATGCTTCTAGTTTAGAAGAGTCAGCTTTTGAAATACTAGATAGTTTAAAACTCCTTTCGATTAATAAGAAGGGGAAAGCAGGGATGTTATTTAAGACAACTTTGTTGAAAGCAATGTTGTCTAGCCCGATGGCTTGCTTGGAGACAGTTGTTAAACGCATTAAGAAAGTAGAGAAAAACGGTGATTCGCTTACACAAGATAAAGATATTGCTGAGTTAGAAGAATTCAAGTCTGTCTTAGAAGAAATTACTGCTGCGGAGTTTTCTAAGTATCAACAGCTATTGTCTGTCATCAAAGGTAAAAGCAAAGATGAGTTTGCGTGGAAGGGGAAATACTCAAAAGACCGTATTGTTATCTTTACCGAGCGTTTGGAAACAATGCGCTTTTTGGCGAAGAATTTAGCTGAGGATTTGTCTCTTAGCAAAGAAGCGATCGCAACATTAGATGGAAGTATGTCTGATGTAGATTTAATGGGCATCATCGAAGATTTTGGTAACGAAAAGTCTTCTTTAAGGTTATTGATTGCTACGGATGTAGCTTCAGAGGGAATCAACTTACATTACCTATCCCATCGCTTGATTCACTTTGATATTCCTTGGTCTTTGATGGCTTTACAGCAACGTAACGGGAGAATCGATCGTTATGGACAAGAGGAACAGCCACAAATTCGTTATTTGTTAACTCGTTCTAATAATTCTCGGATGGATGAGGTTGAGAGAATTATTCAGGTGCTATTAGTTAAAGACGAGCAAGCAGTTAAGAATATTGGCGATCCTTCAGTCTTTATGGGGGTGTTTGATGTTGATGAAGAAATAAGGATTGTCAGTAAAGCTATTGAGTCTGGGACATCGGCAGATGATTTTGCTAGTTCCCTCGAACCAAAACAGCTAGCAGATGATGATTTTGATTTCTTTGCTTTATTAGATGAGCCTGTTGTGGAGAAACAGGAAGAAGATGGCACAGAGACAAGGGAAGAGTCAGAGATTGGTGAAATGCCGAGCTTGTTTAAAGATGACTTTAGCTATGTCGTGGCTGCATTAGAGCAGTTTAAGCAGGAGCAAGACTTACAGTTATCTGTTCTCGAAGACGAACTCTTAATTGAGTTGACTATGCCGAAGGAGTTACGCGATCGCTATAAACGCTTTCCTAGAGAGATTTTACCTGAGAAAAATGAACCTTTAAGGTTATCGGCAGATAAAAAAGCGATCGCGACTGACTTAGAAGAAGCCAGACGCGCTGAAGATAGTTGGTCTTCTTTGCAATATCTTTGGGAATTACACCCGATAGTTACTTGGCTCAATGATAGGGGAGTAACTTTATTTGGTCGCCATCAAGCACCAGTAATTACTTTAAGGGATAATTTAGCACCCCAAGAAGTTGTATTTATTATCTCTGGAGTAATTCCCAATCGTCGGGGACAACCGTTGATTAACAAGTGGTTGGGGGTAGTGTTTGAGAAAAATAAGTTTGTCAGAGTAGAAGAATTTACCGCCACACGCGATCGCTCCCTTTTAGGCAAAGAACCAATTCCCAATACCAATCAAGAGGTAGACGAGTCTTTATTAGAACTGCGATCGCAAGCTGTAGAGGAAGCGACTAAAAATATCCTGGCAGCAGATAAAGAGTATAACGATTGCATTAATCCAAAGTTACAAGAACAATACGATCGCTTGGAAAAATGGCGAGGAAAGTCTTGTGAGCAGCTTGAACTGCCGACAGTTAATACATATAACATTGCCAAAAGTAAAAAAGAAAAAGAGCAAAATCGTATTCAACGTACTTTTGAAGATTATTGGAATTTTGTACAAGAAAGCACCACGACTGAAAAATCACCCTATATCAAGATTGTCGCTGTTTTAAGAGGTAGTGGCTAA